A window of the Polaribacter batillariae genome harbors these coding sequences:
- a CDS encoding M28 family peptidase, which yields MKKITLLVLLIATVGFSQTDAKIYNIINAVSAERIKADVKTLTEFGTRNTFSDTISNTRGIGAARRWIKSQFENISKDCNHCIDVFYQKDLVTKEMSSRVPHDAWIVNVVAVQKGTKYPNRFVIMSGDIDSRNSDGSNFTKDAPGANDNASGMAGTIEAARVLSKYKFESSIVYLGLSGEEQGLFGGAGFAKYAKEKGWDIIGVLNNDMIGNIEGVDGVIDNRSFRIFSEPVSANETERQRKARRFYGGEVDGISRQLARYIHKNVKIYMPEMNPMMIYRLDRFGRGGHHRPFNDLGFAGIRIMEAHENYTQQHQDIRTENGIKYGDTFEHVNFGYAKKLTAVNAINLASLAWAPPSPTTVEIGGIVEASAKLKWNKVEGAKGYKIYWRDTTSPTWDYSRYVEGTQFTLDGIVIDNFFFGVASVGKNGHESVVVFPNKIIR from the coding sequence ATGAAAAAAATTACACTTTTAGTATTATTGATTGCAACTGTTGGTTTTTCACAAACAGATGCTAAAATTTATAACATTATAAATGCAGTTTCTGCAGAAAGAATAAAAGCAGATGTAAAAACATTAACAGAGTTTGGTACAAGAAACACTTTTTCTGATACCATTTCTAACACTCGAGGAATTGGTGCTGCAAGACGTTGGATAAAATCTCAATTCGAAAACATTTCTAAAGATTGTAACCATTGTATAGATGTTTTTTACCAAAAAGATTTGGTTACTAAAGAAATGAGCAGTAGAGTACCACATGATGCATGGATTGTAAACGTAGTTGCTGTACAAAAAGGAACAAAATATCCCAATAGATTTGTAATTATGAGTGGAGATATCGATTCTCGAAATAGTGATGGGTCTAACTTTACAAAAGATGCTCCAGGAGCCAACGACAATGCCTCAGGAATGGCAGGAACAATCGAAGCAGCAAGAGTTTTAAGTAAGTATAAATTTGAAAGTAGTATTGTTTATCTAGGTTTGTCTGGTGAAGAACAAGGTTTGTTTGGCGGTGCAGGATTCGCTAAATATGCCAAAGAAAAAGGTTGGGACATTATAGGAGTTTTAAACAACGATATGATTGGAAATATTGAAGGCGTAGATGGCGTAATTGACAATAGAAGTTTTAGAATTTTCTCGGAACCAGTATCTGCAAACGAAACAGAAAGACAGCGAAAAGCTAGGCGTTTTTATGGAGGAGAAGTAGATGGTATTTCTCGCCAATTAGCAAGATACATTCACAAAAATGTAAAAATATACATGCCAGAAATGAATCCAATGATGATTTATAGACTAGATCGTTTTGGTAGAGGAGGGCACCACAGACCCTTTAACGACTTAGGTTTTGCAGGCATTAGAATTATGGAAGCTCATGAAAATTATACGCAGCAACACCAAGATATAAGAACCGAAAACGGAATTAAATATGGAGATACTTTCGAGCACGTAAATTTCGGGTATGCCAAAAAATTAACAGCCGTAAATGCCATTAATTTAGCAAGTTTGGCTTGGGCGCCTCCAAGTCCAACCACAGTAGAAATTGGTGGAATTGTAGAGGCTTCTGCAAAATTAAAATGGAATAAAGTAGAAGGGGCAAAAGGCTATAAAATTTACTGGAGAGATACAACATCGCCAACTTGGGATTATAGTAGATATGTAGAAGGTACCCAATTTACGTTAGATGGAATTGTAATCGATAATTTCTTTTTTGGAGTGGCTTCAGTAGGTAAAAACGGGCATGAAAGCGTAGTGGTTTTTCCAAATAAAATTATAAGATAA
- a CDS encoding YdeI/OmpD-associated family protein — protein MPDKPEIYFKNDVEWRNWLSKNYNSSKGVYLIFYKVTNDEESMRWEEAVKVALCFGWIDSTVKSLGNGKRRQYFCKRNPKSVWSALNKKYIKELSKDKLMHKSGLEIIQIGKENGSWTALDKVEQGIIPEDLQTEFDKNKTALTNYKNFAPSYRKNYLYWLNQAKRITTREKRIAEIISLSEKNIKSRGNR, from the coding sequence ATGCCCGACAAACCAGAAATTTATTTTAAAAATGATGTAGAATGGCGTAATTGGTTGTCTAAAAATTATAATTCTTCAAAAGGAGTTTACCTTATTTTTTATAAAGTAACAAACGACGAAGAATCGATGCGTTGGGAAGAAGCTGTAAAAGTAGCCTTATGTTTTGGTTGGATAGATTCTACTGTAAAGAGTTTAGGAAATGGAAAGCGAAGGCAATATTTTTGCAAGCGAAACCCTAAAAGTGTTTGGAGTGCACTCAATAAAAAATACATTAAAGAATTATCGAAAGATAAGTTAATGCATAAAAGTGGGTTAGAGATTATTCAAATAGGAAAAGAAAACGGTTCTTGGACAGCTTTAGACAAGGTGGAACAAGGAATTATTCCAGAAGATTTACAAACAGAATTCGATAAAAATAAAACTGCTCTTACAAATTACAAAAACTTTGCTCCAAGCTACAGAAAGAATTATTTGTATTGGCTAAATCAAGCAAAAAGAATAACCACAAGAGAAAAAAGAATTGCAGAAATTATTTCGCTCTCTGAAAAAAATATAAAATCGAGGGGAAATAGGTAA
- a CDS encoding IS982 family transposase: MIIYSKITEIFCLVDEFCKEYDQIVSKHLLGNPSKRPSVMSNSEVITITILFQLSGFRTFKHFYVYYLQKHMQDDFPATVSYNRFTELMQQNLMPMTLFLKTCCLGNSTGISFVDSTPVRVCSPKRIKNNKVFKGIATTGKSTIGWFHGFKLHIVINDKGEILNFCITQANVDDRTPLKKKSFLDKIYGKLYADKGYVGKDLMQLLFADGLHLITHIKNNMKNSLMTMSDKILLRKRSVIETVNDELKNICQIEHSRHRSFTNFLSNIIAGLIAYSFLPKKPAIKYQTVKSNQLTIY; the protein is encoded by the coding sequence ATGATAATCTACTCTAAAATTACTGAAATTTTCTGTCTTGTTGATGAATTTTGTAAAGAATATGACCAAATAGTCAGTAAACACCTTTTAGGCAATCCATCAAAACGTCCCAGTGTTATGTCAAATAGCGAGGTAATTACCATTACCATTTTGTTTCAGCTTAGTGGTTTTAGGACCTTTAAACACTTTTACGTGTATTACTTGCAAAAGCATATGCAAGATGATTTCCCAGCTACAGTTTCATACAATAGATTTACAGAACTCATGCAGCAAAACCTCATGCCAATGACTTTATTTTTAAAGACATGTTGTTTAGGTAATTCTACGGGTATTTCTTTTGTAGATTCTACACCTGTTAGAGTTTGCAGCCCCAAACGAATTAAGAATAATAAAGTATTTAAAGGCATTGCAACCACTGGAAAATCCACTATAGGATGGTTCCATGGCTTTAAATTGCATATCGTTATAAATGATAAAGGTGAAATCCTAAACTTCTGCATAACCCAAGCTAATGTTGATGATAGAACGCCATTAAAAAAGAAGTCTTTTTTAGATAAAATTTATGGTAAGTTATATGCGGACAAAGGTTATGTTGGAAAAGATTTAATGCAGTTACTTTTTGCTGATGGATTGCATTTAATTACTCATATTAAAAACAATATGAAGAATTCTTTAATGACAATGAGTGATAAAATTTTACTGCGTAAACGCTCTGTTATTGAAACCGTAAATGACGAACTCAAAAATATTTGTCAAATTGAACATTCTAGACATAGAAGTTTTACTAATTTCTTGTCAAACATAATCGCAGGTCTTATTGCATATAGCTTTTTACCAAAAAAACCTGCTATAAAATATCAGACTGTAAAGTCTAATCAGTTGACAATTTATTAA
- a CDS encoding bifunctional folylpolyglutamate synthase/dihydrofolate synthase has translation MTYKQTLDWMFAQLPMYQREGKTAFKKDLTNILAFSEILNFPEKKFKTIHVGGTNGKGSTSHMLASILQEAGYKVGLYTSPHLKNFTERIRINGKEIPKRKVSSFINKNKAFLEKQKLSFFEMTVGMAFDYFANEKVDIAVIEVGLGGRLDSTNIIAPEVSVITNIGLDHTQFLGETLPEIAFEKAGIIKKNIPVVIGEAQKEVKQVFLKKAKETNSKIIFASKNKEVYKTDLLGDYQQKNTKTAVAALQYLKEFKISEENIKTGLLNVVKNTNLKGRWQVLQENPRVICDTAHNKEGLQIVLNQLQKEKHKKMHIVLGVVSDKKLEEIFPLFPKDAIYYFCKPDIPRGLSENVLQEKAKDFNLFGKKYSSVKLAFKKALLNANQEDTIYIGGSTFVVAEII, from the coding sequence ATGACTTACAAACAAACTTTAGATTGGATGTTTGCACAACTTCCAATGTATCAAAGAGAGGGTAAAACAGCTTTCAAAAAAGACTTAACCAATATTTTAGCATTTTCTGAAATACTAAATTTTCCAGAAAAAAAGTTTAAAACCATTCATGTTGGCGGTACAAATGGCAAAGGTTCTACAAGCCATATGCTGGCTTCTATTTTACAAGAAGCAGGGTATAAAGTAGGTTTATACACCTCTCCTCATTTAAAAAATTTTACAGAGAGAATCCGAATAAATGGTAAAGAAATTCCAAAACGAAAAGTCTCTTCTTTTATCAATAAAAACAAAGCTTTTTTAGAAAAACAAAAACTATCTTTTTTTGAAATGACAGTCGGAATGGCATTTGATTATTTTGCCAATGAAAAAGTAGATATTGCTGTTATTGAAGTAGGTTTAGGCGGAAGGTTAGATTCTACAAATATCATTGCACCAGAAGTGTCTGTAATTACAAATATCGGTTTGGACCATACGCAGTTTTTAGGCGAAACATTGCCAGAAATAGCTTTTGAAAAAGCAGGAATTATTAAAAAAAATATTCCTGTTGTAATTGGTGAAGCGCAAAAAGAAGTAAAACAAGTATTTCTTAAAAAAGCAAAAGAAACAAATTCTAAAATTATTTTTGCCTCTAAAAACAAAGAAGTCTATAAAACAGATTTGTTAGGCGATTATCAACAAAAAAACACAAAAACAGCAGTTGCTGCGCTTCAATATTTAAAGGAATTTAAAATTTCTGAAGAAAACATCAAAACCGGACTGCTAAATGTTGTAAAAAACACCAATTTAAAAGGAAGATGGCAAGTTCTTCAAGAAAATCCAAGAGTAATTTGTGATACAGCCCATAATAAAGAGGGTTTACAAATTGTTTTAAATCAACTTCAAAAAGAAAAACATAAAAAAATGCATATTGTTTTAGGAGTTGTTTCTGATAAAAAATTAGAAGAAATATTTCCTTTATTTCCGAAAGATGCAATTTATTATTTTTGTAAACCAGATATCCCAAGAGGGCTTTCAGAAAACGTTTTGCAAGAAAAAGCCAAAGATTTTAATTTATTCGGAAAAAAATATTCATCCGTAAAATTAGCTTTTAAAAAAGCATTACTAAATGCAAATCAAGAAGATACAATTTATATTGGAGGAAGTACATTTGTCGTTGCAGAAATAATTTAA
- a CDS encoding adenylyltransferase/cytidyltransferase family protein encodes MKIGITFSAFDLLHAGHITMLEDAKRQCDYLICGLQTDPTIDRPEKNRPVQSVVERYIQLKGCKFVDEIVPYATEQDLEDVLRSFKIDVRIIGEEYASKQFTGRKYCEEKGIDLYFNKREHRFSSTSLRKEVQEKENLKKKDK; translated from the coding sequence ATGAAAATAGGAATTACTTTTAGCGCCTTCGATTTACTACATGCAGGCCATATTACAATGTTAGAAGACGCAAAACGCCAGTGCGATTATTTAATTTGCGGATTACAAACAGACCCAACAATAGATCGACCAGAAAAAAACAGACCCGTTCAATCTGTAGTAGAACGCTATATACAATTAAAAGGATGTAAATTTGTAGATGAAATAGTACCTTATGCTACAGAGCAAGATTTAGAAGATGTTTTACGTTCTTTTAAGATTGATGTAAGAATTATTGGCGAAGAATATGCAAGTAAACAATTTACAGGTAGAAAATATTGTGAAGAGAAAGGAATAGATTTGTATTTCAATAAAAGAGAACACCGTTTTTCAAGTACTTCGTTACGCAAAGAAGTTCAGGAAAAAGAAAATTTGAAAAAGAAAGACAAATAA
- a CDS encoding energy transducer TonB encodes MKILETKHKRKSALITAIILMLLVFAIFNYGMQYLDPPEEYGLSINFGDSNVGMGEPVINSKKTAPKVVEKKEEVVEEVKETPKEIIKEEIITEDTTEDVPVVEKIKEKKKETVKEVVKKEVKPKEKPKPKPSKENQDALNKLLNGNSSDGEPKGEGDDKVEGVKGKKAGDPTSSKYYGNTGSGSGGNYNLAGRKALSKPKQQPDCQEEGIVVVRITVNKNGEVIRAIPGVKGSTNTAPCLLKPAKEAALKTKWNADTKAPSKQTGTIIYKFSLSK; translated from the coding sequence ATGAAAATATTAGAAACAAAACATAAACGAAAATCGGCATTAATAACAGCAATAATTTTAATGTTATTAGTGTTTGCTATTTTTAATTATGGAATGCAATATTTAGATCCGCCAGAAGAATATGGGTTGTCCATAAATTTTGGCGATTCGAATGTTGGTATGGGAGAACCTGTGATAAACTCAAAAAAAACAGCTCCAAAAGTTGTCGAAAAAAAAGAAGAAGTAGTCGAAGAGGTAAAAGAAACTCCCAAAGAAATTATCAAAGAAGAAATTATTACAGAAGATACTACAGAAGATGTACCAGTAGTTGAAAAAATAAAAGAAAAAAAGAAAGAAACAGTAAAAGAAGTTGTTAAAAAAGAAGTAAAACCAAAAGAAAAACCAAAGCCTAAACCCTCGAAAGAAAATCAAGATGCTTTAAATAAATTATTAAACGGAAACTCTTCAGACGGAGAACCTAAAGGAGAAGGAGATGACAAGGTTGAAGGCGTAAAAGGAAAAAAAGCTGGAGACCCAACATCTTCTAAATACTATGGAAATACAGGAAGTGGTTCTGGCGGAAATTATAATTTAGCCGGAAGAAAAGCATTGTCTAAACCCAAACAACAACCAGATTGTCAAGAAGAAGGTATAGTTGTGGTAAGAATCACAGTAAATAAAAACGGCGAAGTAATTCGTGCAATTCCAGGGGTAAAAGGCTCTACAAATACAGCACCTTGCTTATTAAAACCCGCAAAAGAAGCCGCCCTTAAAACAAAATGGAACGCAGATACTAAAGCGCCTTCAAAACAAACAGGAACAATTATTTATAAGTTTTCTTTGTCTAAATAA
- a CDS encoding ExbD/TolR family protein codes for MNLRGRNKVDPTFNMSSMTDIVFLLLIFFMLTSTLVTVSAIDVLLPKAGGKTENSKSVAISITNKSIFYIDKTKVDASNLESEILKSVGTDKKKTIVIRGDKDVPYKNVMKVIDIANKNKLKMILAVKGK; via the coding sequence ATGAATTTACGCGGAAGAAATAAAGTAGATCCAACATTCAATATGTCGTCCATGACAGATATTGTTTTTTTATTGTTAATCTTTTTTATGTTAACATCTACTTTGGTAACCGTAAGCGCAATTGATGTTTTGTTACCAAAAGCTGGCGGAAAGACAGAAAACAGTAAATCTGTAGCCATTTCTATTACAAATAAATCGATATTTTATATCGATAAAACAAAAGTAGATGCATCTAATTTAGAAAGCGAAATCTTAAAAAGCGTTGGAACCGATAAAAAGAAAACCATTGTAATTAGAGGAGATAAAGACGTACCTTATAAAAATGTAATGAAAGTAATTGATATTGCAAATAAGAACAAATTAAAAATGATTTTAGCTGTAAAAGGGAAATAA
- a CDS encoding MotA/TolQ/ExbB proton channel family protein, which yields MILLFQENTELLEEAVSEEKTLSIYKLIMDGGLGGQIIIAILFVLLAIAIYIYFERFFAIKAASKVDKNFMNQIRDYVSNGKLESADALCKSKNTPTARLIEKGISRIGKPLEDINTAIETAGKLEIYQLEKNVSVLATIAGAAPMIGFLGTVIGMIVAIHEIANAGGQIDIKMLSDGLYTAMTTTVAGLIVGIIAYITYNHLVVRTDKVVYQMEAKSVEFLDLLNEPV from the coding sequence ATGATTTTACTTTTTCAAGAAAATACAGAGCTGTTAGAAGAAGCCGTTTCCGAAGAAAAAACATTATCTATCTATAAATTAATTATGGATGGTGGTTTAGGAGGCCAAATAATAATTGCAATCCTTTTTGTGCTATTAGCAATCGCTATTTATATTTATTTCGAACGATTTTTTGCAATTAAAGCCGCTTCTAAAGTAGATAAAAATTTTATGAACCAAATTAGAGATTATGTTTCTAACGGCAAATTAGAATCTGCAGATGCATTGTGCAAAAGTAAAAATACACCAACTGCACGTTTAATAGAAAAAGGAATTTCGAGAATAGGAAAACCTCTAGAAGACATCAATACAGCCATAGAAACCGCTGGTAAATTAGAAATATATCAGCTCGAAAAAAATGTAAGTGTTTTGGCAACAATTGCCGGAGCAGCACCTATGATTGGGTTTTTAGGCACCGTAATTGGAATGATTGTTGCAATTCACGAAATTGCAAATGCTGGCGGACAAATCGATATTAAAATGCTTTCAGACGGATTATATACAGCCATGACAACCACAGTTGCAGGTTTAATTGTTGGTATTATTGCATACATTACATACAATCATTTAGTCGTTAGAACAGATAAAGTAGTGTATCAAATGGAAGCAAAATCTGTAGAATTTTTAGACTTGCTAAACGAACCAGTATAA
- the nhaD gene encoding sodium:proton antiporter NhaD — MESVIIIIFVMGYLAITLEHNIKLDKLIPALIMMAVCWALVALGVDNFTNWFDSSQHSLVEGFGTMLHEDKLHLVEETLLHHLGKTAEILVFLLGAMTIVEIIDYFDGFSTIKSFIKTKKKTKILWIFSILAFILSAIIDNLTATIVLISILQKIVKNREERIWFAGLIIIAANAGGAWSPIGDVTTTMLWIGKKVTTLKLIEYLLIPSLLCMVVPAFIASFLPAFKGEIDFEEENDKPKSPHSGRMLYLGLGAIVFVPIFKTITHLPPYVGMMLSLAVVATFAEIYSNSKFSISSIEGEEAEEHAMGAHHSPVHASLSKIEMPSILFFLGILMAVAALESLGILFNFASTLQETVPMMGTEMHAAGTAGVSDLVVMLLGVGSAVIDNVPLVAASLGMFSEPIDNELWHFIAFSAGTGGSMLIIGSAAGVVAMGMEKIDFFWYLKKISWLALIGFVVGSATFMITRTLF; from the coding sequence ATGGAATCAGTAATTATAATTATATTCGTAATGGGGTATTTAGCCATTACACTAGAGCACAATATAAAATTAGACAAACTAATACCGGCCTTAATTATGATGGCTGTTTGTTGGGCTTTAGTTGCACTTGGCGTAGATAATTTTACAAATTGGTTCGATTCCAGTCAGCATTCTTTAGTAGAAGGTTTTGGCACTATGCTACATGAAGATAAGTTACATTTAGTCGAAGAAACCTTGTTGCATCATTTAGGAAAAACTGCAGAGATATTGGTTTTCCTCTTAGGTGCCATGACAATTGTAGAAATTATAGATTATTTCGACGGCTTTTCAACAATTAAAAGCTTTATTAAAACAAAGAAAAAGACAAAAATTTTATGGATTTTTTCGATCTTAGCTTTTATTTTATCTGCAATTATAGACAATTTAACAGCAACCATTGTATTGATTTCTATTCTTCAGAAAATTGTTAAAAATAGAGAAGAAAGAATTTGGTTTGCAGGTTTAATTATTATTGCCGCAAACGCAGGTGGGGCTTGGTCGCCAATTGGAGATGTTACCACAACAATGCTTTGGATTGGTAAAAAAGTAACTACTTTAAAATTAATAGAATATCTATTAATACCATCTTTATTATGTATGGTTGTTCCTGCATTTATCGCTTCTTTTTTACCCGCTTTTAAAGGAGAAATAGATTTTGAAGAAGAAAATGACAAACCCAAAAGCCCACATAGTGGAAGAATGTTATATTTAGGCTTAGGAGCCATTGTTTTTGTACCTATTTTTAAAACAATTACACATTTACCACCTTATGTTGGTATGATGTTGTCTTTAGCAGTTGTTGCTACTTTTGCAGAAATTTATAGTAACTCTAAATTCTCTATTTCTAGTATCGAAGGAGAAGAAGCAGAAGAACATGCAATGGGTGCACACCACAGTCCTGTACATGCATCATTATCTAAAATTGAAATGCCTAGTATTTTATTTTTCTTAGGAATTTTAATGGCAGTTGCTGCATTAGAATCATTAGGAATTTTATTCAATTTTGCATCAACCCTACAAGAAACTGTACCAATGATGGGAACAGAAATGCACGCTGCAGGAACAGCTGGAGTATCTGATTTGGTAGTAATGCTGTTAGGTGTTGGCTCTGCAGTAATCGATAACGTACCATTAGTTGCTGCCAGTTTAGGAATGTTTTCGGAACCAATAGACAACGAATTATGGCACTTTATTGCATTTTCTGCAGGAACAGGAGGCTCTATGTTAATTATAGGTTCTGCTGCAGGAGTGGTAGCCATGGGAATGGAAAAAATAGATTTTTTCTGGTATTTAAAAAAAATATCTTGGTTGGCGTTAATTGGTTTTGTGGTAGGTTCTGCTACATTTATGATTACAAGAACATTATTTTAA
- a CDS encoding Glu/Leu/Phe/Val dehydrogenase dimerization domain-containing protein, with protein MKELLKRYENKQPEIVFHWKDQETEAEGWTVINSLRGGAAGGGTRMRKGLDQNEVMSLAKTMEVKFTVSGPAIGGAKSGINFDPNDPRKRGVLERWYKAVTPLLKHYYGTGGDLNVDADKDVIPITEDCGVWHPQEGIFNGHFKPSEADKINRIGQLRMGVIKVIEDEQFSPDITRKYTVADMLTGYGVAEAVKHYYDIYGGNIKGKRAIVQGFGNVGSAAAYYLTQLGAKVVGIIDRQGGVINEKGFTKNEMTELFLSKNGNQLSTKNMIPFEEINEKIWSLPAEIFVPAAASRLVSQNQVQQMINTGLEVISPGANVPFADKEIFFGPIMEYTDNHLSLLPDFISNCGIARVFAYLMEARVTLPMQDKAIFKDTSNVIKKALQKTFKKSASKTNICSTAFEIALKQLI; from the coding sequence ATGAAAGAATTATTAAAAAGATACGAAAATAAGCAGCCAGAAATTGTTTTTCATTGGAAAGACCAAGAAACAGAAGCAGAAGGCTGGACCGTTATAAACTCTTTAAGAGGAGGTGCTGCAGGTGGTGGCACAAGAATGAGAAAAGGCTTAGACCAAAACGAAGTAATGTCTTTGGCAAAAACGATGGAGGTGAAATTTACAGTCTCTGGCCCAGCAATTGGTGGCGCAAAATCGGGCATTAACTTCGACCCAAACGACCCAAGAAAAAGAGGCGTTTTAGAACGTTGGTATAAAGCTGTAACTCCGCTTTTAAAACATTATTATGGAACTGGAGGAGATTTAAATGTAGATGCAGATAAAGATGTAATTCCAATTACAGAAGATTGTGGTGTTTGGCATCCGCAAGAAGGTATTTTTAATGGGCACTTTAAACCATCTGAAGCCGATAAAATAAACCGAATTGGCCAATTACGTATGGGAGTTATTAAGGTAATTGAAGACGAACAATTTTCGCCAGATATCACTAGAAAATATACAGTTGCAGACATGTTAACAGGGTATGGAGTTGCAGAAGCTGTAAAACATTACTACGATATTTATGGCGGAAACATTAAAGGAAAACGTGCCATTGTACAAGGTTTTGGAAATGTAGGTTCTGCTGCGGCTTATTATTTAACTCAATTAGGTGCAAAAGTAGTAGGAATTATAGATCGACAGGGTGGAGTTATTAACGAAAAAGGATTCACTAAAAATGAAATGACAGAATTGTTTCTTTCGAAAAACGGAAATCAATTATCAACAAAAAACATGATTCCTTTTGAAGAAATAAATGAAAAAATTTGGAGCTTACCAGCAGAAATTTTTGTTCCTGCAGCCGCTTCGAGATTGGTTTCTCAAAATCAAGTACAACAAATGATAAATACAGGTTTAGAAGTAATTTCTCCAGGAGCAAATGTACCTTTTGCAGACAAAGAAATTTTCTTTGGTCCCATTATGGAATATACAGATAATCACTTAAGTTTGTTGCCAGATTTTATCTCGAACTGTGGTATTGCCAGAGTTTTTGCTTACTTAATGGAAGCAAGAGTAACATTACCAATGCAAGACAAAGCTATTTTTAAAGACACTTCGAATGTTATAAAAAAAGCATTGCAAAAGACATTTAAAAAGAGTGCATCAAAAACAAATATATGCTCAACAGCATTCGAAATAGCATTAAAACAATTAATATAA
- a CDS encoding anhydro-N-acetylmuramic acid kinase has translation MNKKKVFSIGVMSGTSLDGVDLVYANFEKSSYSNFEILHATTIPYSLEWKQLLQNAMDLSNKELKDLDVVYGKYLGKIINHFILNFKIKNIDFIASHGHTILHQPQKGITLQIGFGKEIAKITQQKVICDFRTQDVKLGGQGAPLVPIGDKLLFGEYDFCLNLGGFSNISFDKDGERIAYDICPVNIVLNFYANKIGLEYDAFGKIASKGKINDPLLEKLNSLEFYKKEPPKSLGLEWVQQEIFPLIERFEKDVSSILRTFVAHIAIQISKVIAGNQSVLVTGGGVFNSFLMKQIEKHSNVKIKENNKKIINYKEALIFAFLGLLKLDNQVNCLKSVTGAEKNHSSGVIFTP, from the coding sequence ATGAATAAAAAGAAGGTTTTTTCAATAGGAGTAATGTCTGGAACGTCTTTAGATGGAGTAGATTTGGTGTATGCAAATTTTGAAAAAAGTAGTTATTCTAATTTCGAGATTTTGCATGCAACAACCATTCCGTATTCGCTAGAATGGAAACAGTTATTGCAAAATGCAATGGATCTTTCTAATAAAGAGTTAAAAGATTTAGATGTTGTTTACGGAAAGTATTTAGGCAAAATCATCAATCATTTCATCTTAAATTTTAAAATTAAAAACATCGATTTTATAGCTTCACATGGACATACAATTTTACATCAACCCCAAAAAGGAATTACGCTACAAATTGGTTTTGGCAAAGAAATTGCAAAAATTACACAGCAAAAGGTAATTTGCGATTTTAGAACCCAAGATGTAAAATTAGGAGGGCAAGGAGCGCCTTTGGTACCAATTGGAGATAAATTGTTGTTTGGCGAGTATGATTTTTGCCTGAATTTAGGAGGTTTTTCTAATATTTCTTTTGATAAAGATGGCGAAAGAATTGCGTACGATATTTGTCCGGTAAACATTGTACTAAATTTTTACGCAAATAAAATCGGTTTAGAATACGATGCCTTTGGAAAAATAGCATCTAAAGGAAAAATAAATGATCCGTTGTTAGAAAAATTGAATTCTTTAGAGTTTTACAAAAAAGAGCCCCCAAAATCTTTAGGATTGGAATGGGTACAACAAGAAATATTTCCCTTAATTGAGCGTTTTGAAAAAGATGTTTCTTCGATATTAAGAACTTTTGTAGCACATATTGCCATTCAAATAAGTAAAGTTATTGCGGGCAACCAGTCAGTTTTAGTTACTGGAGGTGGTGTTTTTAATTCATTTTTAATGAAACAAATTGAAAAACATTCAAATGTTAAAATTAAAGAAAATAACAAGAAAATTATCAACTATAAAGAAGCCTTAATTTTTGCTTTTTTAGGCTTATTAAAGCTTGATAATCAAGTTAATTGTTTAAAATCGGTAACTGGTGCCGAAAAAAATCATTCTTCGGGTGTTATTTTTACACCATAG